A stretch of DNA from Tubulanus polymorphus chromosome 6, tnTubPoly1.2, whole genome shotgun sequence:
ATGATTCGACTGAAGAAGAAATCGCTCGCGATCTCGCTCGTCGGGGGTATTCACCAGGATATAAGAAATACAGAAGCAAATACCCGGGATAAACCACTGATTCCACAGTGGATAAACTACTGATTCGATATCATGTAATATGCGTGAGTCGATACAATAAAAATTTTGACGGATGATCAAAAACGGAACctgattttattcaatttcattctctTATCGTTTATGGCGGCGTCAATTAATGTTTCTAAACTTTCCCGAAACACTGCATCAGTGCCCTCTGTAAAGTAGACGACACCAGTGGTGCGCTACAGGCGCGGGTCCAGACTGTCGCACATGCAGCACGTACAGTAGTCGCGGTTTTCAAATACCcttgaaaaatgtttgtttcGGGAAAAAAGTTAATAAAAGGGGACACAATTTGTGCGCCataaaagataattttctTTCTACTATGCCTAaagcaaaatgtgaatgaaaatgaattacccAAAATCATAAAGGGCAATCTAAGGCACTTTCTTTTACTCCAGAGGGCACTATTCTAAAAGAGACATTATCGTAGCTCTATAAGTTTAATCGAAACAGGTCAAATTTCACCAAAAATCTATCAAAGGCACAAGCAAATTGAATGTGAAGGCAAATTTAGTGGCATTATACCAATAAATGGCACTCAAAATCAAACTCGCTCGTACATGGGCATTCATACTGGCCCTTTTCACAGTCGGTGCCCTTTTTTCACTGTGCTGTTAGACGTTGTTTCATGAGTCGAGTAAAACCGACAATTCTAAATGATGACGGTGATGAATTTATTTCCAGTAGGTAGTATAAACACTCGGGCATAAAACAACTAATCTTAATCATCTACGATCTACGAGGAACTCGGTCTGAAGAAATTCACATCGATACACTATGACAACTTTCAAACACTCTTTAAGGTTCACTTTAAAATGGACGCGCAGCATTGAAATTTAGAAGTAGCCCAGTGTCGGATGCTTTTCTGTAAACCCGCAAAATAAAAGTATTACCAATTTCTAAAGGTCCTTGAATATCGGTGTCAagcagagttgtaggtaaaaatcccctgggaaaaaatcccctaggtaaaaatccccttggTAAATATCCccttggtaaaaatcccctaggtaaaaatcgatccccaaatattcaaagtaggTGAATATCCCCacttggtgattttcaagaacatttcaaagcaaaacGTTACTCCAATTttgttcatttgcaatgagaCTGAAATGTGTTTGAACTGCGCAATGGAATCTTTCGTTGGAATAAATTCTTTAAGTAAACttttagaatgaaataaattgttagaattaataagaataatgaactttttatatgatatatcttaaaattcgaactggaatatttttgaacagTCTCTTGTTGACTTGCGGTATATTTGGGCAGTGCAATGCCATGAGTTATAAGCgataatgaacttttaattctagatattttagattcaagcaagtgtaatatatttgaaatgtgtggTGATGAACCTTTTCATTAAGCTTTTGATAACTTTGAgtactaatttagtattaatgaactgttaatttgtagtatgtattaattcaaatagtaTATACTAAAGTCTGTATACTCATGATATCGTTATGATGTTCCACAATAATAAATTGGATATATGTATcaatattatgaattgattgaccttaagattgtatctacttACACTACATTCAGAAagaggggatttttacctactttgaagaattggggatttttaccgctaACCGTCAAGAAGAGGTTGGGACCGATTGCAAATGTGAATTTCAAATTGGAGTGCATTGAGTTCAATTCATcaaaaaaacatattaactGGTAATTCTGAAAACACAGAAAATGTCGTCAACATATCTATAAGATGGGTTTGTGCTTGGACCTGGATTAGctaattattatcaaaatgtgcAAAACAGAAATTAGCTAGAGTTGGACCTATGGGCTATTGTCGTGTGGGGTGTTTGTTGGTCATTTACCGCAGTCCGAGGGGAACTACATCctttaaaagaaaatagacAAATCCAAATAACAGTTGATTAATCTCTATTCGTCCGTGCATCATAGTAGAATGACATGCTTGTCAATGCAAATTTGAGCATAATTTATTATAACAATATAGCTTAGGCCGAAACTATGTATCAATATTCGTATATTATATTTCTGAGATGATTTCGCATAATTAaagattttcttcttttttttaacaGTTGATTAATATCTATTCGTCCGTGCATCAGAGTAGAATGACATGCTTGTCAAAGCTACCCTTTTTATACGATGCAGGAAAAACTGTATGGCCGGTATAACTTCATTGCAATTCTAAACCAACCTTTGCATTGATATTTTAATCTTCCGCTTGGCTCCACTGGCAAATCCTTAATTTTCGCACTCATCGATGATGGGCATTATGTTATTTCTAGAATAAAAGAATGCAAATGAATTCTCGCGTATTAATCTTCTCGGATATGGGTGTAACTGAAATATTCGATAATCGGTTTTCTCACACACCATTGAAGAATTATACGTGACGTCATTTACAATTGATTTCGGTTTCACGATAAATTCGGGAGCTTAATCGTGCCTGGTCACTTTCCGGTGAAACCGCACAGTAGCCTATAACTGCCGCAGCAATAACAGGTATGtagatatgaatatgaatgcaagttatattttgaaagccagactttagagaaaatgaCCATCGCACATGCATAATACACATTTGTAGTTTTAACTGTTTcaggaatttttaaaaaccaATCTTATTATCCAGGCTTTTTCGTGGTCCTGCTTAACCTGTTATTGTAGTTATCATGTGTTAATATGCTGTATTTTTACTGTGAACAGAGCACTGAATatggtaatgataataatagtaataatatcaCATAAGATATACGGTTAGTTAGAAGATCTCTTTTTGTTTAAGGTGCGCAACCTTTGGTAATCATCGACAATGTCAAATTTAACATTGAGCTCAACGGAGCCAGCCACATTTCTGAACGCTACCTTGAATCAGACGATCAACGCAACGACTGGTGAACCAACTAAAGCAGCGTCGTCGACCAAATGGATTCTCGAGTACTGGCCGGCGTTGATAGCGAATGTTTTTTGGGATATAAACACGTTACCGCAATGGATCCGCTGGATGCGCTTTCTCGGCACGCCATTGATCATGCTGACTGGCCTGGTTGGTAATACGTTCGCGTTGATTCTGATGCTGGACCGGTCGATGAGGAAACATACGTACGCCTGGTATATAATGACACTAGCCGTTTGCGATACGGCTATGATTGGAGTTCGTCTGTGTTCCTGGATTAACATGATATCGCTAGCTACCGGCGGAGGGCTTCTCATTAAGATTACCGACGATGTTGGTTGTATTTTGAGTGAAGGTAACtttgaataattattttgTAACATTCGATTTCTTATGTGTGTGGGCTCCAGAAGTCGAAGTCTCCGGAATCGTGAACTATGATCATGAACTATGATCATGATCATGAAACAATACAGTAAAAATGGTGATAGAAAATACTTAATTTGTAGTTATCCccaaaaatatgtatattgttaatgattgatttaaagttgtttctgttgttACGATTCCAGGTATTCCGGATGTATTTCAGACTACTGGTGCTTGGATGATGGCTACTATTGCGACCGAACGCTTTACCGTCGTTTGGTTTCCGTTCATATCGCGACGATTGACGCCGAAAATATCTGCCATCGTCATCGTCGGTATGTTTATATTCGCTATTCTCTCGACGCTGTACTACATCATATATATCCGATTCGTCGAGGAGGTGCATTTTTGTGCCGTGCCGTACGAAATCGGATGGGTAACTCAGCTCTACCTGGGATTTCCGATGGAATACATTCCGGCGATGATAATCATCGTCTTCAACGGATTGGTCGTCTTTTCGTTAACCCGACGCCAACGCTCGGTCAAAGAAACGAAGAAATTGGCGACAAAATCACGCGACAAAATCACCTTCATGTTAATGCTGTTCACGTTTTCATTCTTGATACTCACGCTGCCGGCCTGGATATTCGAGGAGATCTACAAGAAATACTACGGCTCCATTCCCAAATACGTCGAGATGCCGACAAGAGAAATCATCGAGTTCTTCTACCAGATGAACTACAGCGTCAACTTCTTCATTTATGTTATTTCCGGTAACGAGTTGCGCGCCCTTTTCAAACAGAAGATGGGCGCGTGTAGATCGGCGCTGAGACGGAATATCCACGCGTCAATGCAGAATACTTCCGATCAATCGGAAAGTAATCAAAGGTCGGACAAAACCTACAAAACTAACGTACCTTCGTTAAGCAACGAAGCCAATACTTAGCTTATTATATTAGAGGAGGCAATCCGTCGTGGATCCGATATTTTTGGATTATCGCACAATGGTGTGCCGGcaccgctactgtggcaatcgaggattccacgtatggcaggcgagaatccaccaggttcgcaaGTGGTTACTCGGTTACCTTTCTTCAGTATTTTCTACATTTAGATTCAATTGcaatcaacttttctcattagtAAGACAATTTCTACTAAAACTATACCGTATAGACTTGTTTGACAACGTTTCCATTTAGGAgcctaaaaatccagttcaaatttcattgttatgccATCTGATGTGTGTGCCGGTACCCCATTCCTATAGAGATTACcgatgttttgattttgtaataCCTGCACGATATAAAAAACATGTATTAACTACATAACGACAACAACTTTTTGATTTAACGGCGGTTTTAAatgcatttattttcattgatgtttTCACTTTTGTGTCACAAGTACTTGGAATACCCATATTCGATATTTGAAAACGCCAAGATTTTGTTAGCTTTAGCTGAAATAAACGACGGTTTTATCGGAGTTGGATCTTTGTCGTCTCATCTATCGAGGACCTGGAGGTGGAGGTTGCAGGTCATCATCGGAATCTGCGACGGATATTATTCGCGCGGAAAATCGAGTTCCTAACCGACCAGTAAAAATTCTAGTTACTACAAAGTCCGCCACGAGCGTGTCCTACCATTTAATCATCAATTACGGCACTTCCATAGAATATCGAAGAACACAATCAATATAAAGACAGTATTTTTTGTTTAGGATCATCAACTTAAATCATGATTTATTAATTCATACAAATTACATGACGTGGAATCAGTAATTTATCCATTGTGGAATCAGTGGTTTATCCCGGGTATTTGCTTCTGTATTTCTTATAACCTGGTGAATACCCACGACGAGCGAGATCGCGAGCGATTTCTTCTTCAGTCGAATCATCAACTGCAGCTTTAGCGTTCACCATCGACCACAAACAGATCACTAACAACATGATCGGAAGTAAACTTCTCAACATTTTCATCAGCATTGACGCTAAAAATTAAACAGTAGTCAACGTATTTTCATTGTGTttctaatcatgattatctaATTGTATTGACAGAAATAaagagaaaaatatttcgtaaGAAAAGATCAATCGCTGTTTGAATGCGTGACAAGTTCATATTCGaagtttaaaaatgaaatcacgAATTTGACTTACCGATCATTTTAACGGATTGGTTTTGCAACAAATCGCAGATTTTTACGAGCAATTTATGAAACTAAAATAAGAACAGAATACATCGTGCATACCTTGGAAATAACATTGTAAATACACTGGAAATCACATTTCAAATGCATCGAAAATACATTGTAAATACACTGAGAAATACATTTCAAACACAAAGGAAATAAATTGTAATGTTTCTTCTATGAACAATCTCTGTAATTTTGAATGTTAAAAATCttattatataaaaatttgaattgtgatATTTCCTCAGATTTTTAGCGAACATCTCAAATGGTTCAAGAAAGTTCAATATCTCTACACAATTTTAGAATCAAGGTTTGACGATcgtgaaatgtataaattttcCATAATTTTAATCCgaatgataacaaaatatcagaGATTCGTCCGTACTTCTCCCGTATACTGTCAGCATCAACTGGAGACACCGATCGAAGCTTTGATTcctcgaaaaaaaaacttacctTCGAATACGAACGATTCCGAAGAACTGATGAAACATCGATGAAAATGGACGGTTTATATTGACCGCATCGGTGCAACCTGTGTCACTCTCAGACTGTCAATCAGTGGCCCGAATTATGAAAGCGTGAATTCACAATTTATTGTCACTTAATTGTCGAAACATCGAATGCGTGCGAAAAAGTAACTCAACCGGAGACTGAAATAATCGACGGCTCTCGCACTGACGGGGTTCCTGCGGAGCGAGACGCGGGGAACAATTAATAGCTAAAGAGCCCtctattatttctatatttggtCGAGTGAATTTTTTGCACGCATTCGAAATTTCCGGCAGAGTTTGAGTTTCGACAATGAACCGGGTTTCGATTTAAACcgatcatttttcatcgatatctCATCAGTTCATCGGAATCGTTTGAATTCGAAGGTAAGTTTACTATAACGATGAATTGTCAAGCCGTGATTTGGTATATCTGATATTTTGCTGTTGTTcgcaaaaaaaagaaaaccgtTAAAATTCGATTCTAAAATGTCACGAACTAAAAtcgaatttcatttatattttgttttaatattcACCAGAGACGGTTCATTCTACTTTTTACGgaaggaaatgaaaatgtattatttTCCAGTATATTAGCGATCGGTTTTGCTAGTGTATTAagattgtatttataatgtaTGTGCATCGTATAGCCAATGCATAAATTATTCGATGTATCTTCAATGTATTCACGtgattttcatcatatttgtTGTGTATTTACAATGTAATTGTAGTGTTTTTAGAATGAATTTACTTTCTGTTTCAATGCATTTTCAGTGTGTTTACGATGTTTTCATAATTGTATCGTTAATACAGTCTAATCACAATGTAATTTCCAATGCATTAATGGTGTATATAATTCTCATTTTAGCTTCATAAATTGCTCGTAAACATCTGTGATTTGTTCCCAAAGCAATCGTCAAAATGATCGGTAAGTCAAATTCGTAATTTCATTGTCATTCGAACAGGAACTTGTAAGAAACGTTTTTAAAGTTAGATTGATTTTTCTAACGAAGTAATGTTTTCTACTTTCTATCAGTTAAATTGAATACTCctaataatagaaataatgatgataggCTACATTGACTATCTTCTTAATCTATAGCGTCAATGCTGATGAAAATGTTGAGAAGTTTACTTCCGATCATGTTGTTAGTGATTTGTTTGTGGACGATGGTGAACGCTAAAGCTGCAGTTGATGATTCGACTGAAGAAGAAATCGCTCGCGAACTCGCTCGTCGCGGGTATTCACCAGGTTATAAGAAATACAGAAGCAAATACCCGGGATAAACCACTGATTCCACAATGGATAAATTACTGATTCCACGTCATGTAATTTGTATGAATTAATAAATCATGATTTAAGTTGATGATCCTAAGCAAAAACTACTGTCTTTATATTGATTGTGTTCTTCGATATTCTATGGAAGTGCCGTAATTGATGATTAAATGGTAGGACACGCTCGTGGCGGACTTTGTAGTAACTAGAATTTTTACTGGTCGGTTAGGAACTCGATTTTCCGCGCGAATAATATCCGTCGCAGATTCCGATGATGACCTGCAACCTCCACCTCCAGGTCCTCGATAGATGAGACGACAAAGCTCCAACTCCGATATAAAACCGTCGTTTATTTCAGCTAAAGCTAACAAAATCTAGGCGTTTTCAAATATCGAATATGGGTATTCCAAGTACTTGTGACACAAAAGTGAAAACAACAATGAAAATTAATGCATTTAAAACCGCCGTTAAATCAAAAAGTTGTTGTCGTTATGTAGTTAATACATGTTTTTTATATTGTGCAGGTATTACAACATCAAAACATAGGTAATCTCTATAGGAATGGGGTACCGGCACACACATCACATGgcataacaatgaattttgaactggatttttaggcTCCTAAATGGAAACGTTGTCAAACAAGTCTATACGGTATAGTTTTAGTAGAAATTGTCTTactaatgagaaaagttgattcCAATTGAATCTAAATGTAGAAAATACTGAAGAAAGGTAACCGAGTAACCACttgcgaacctggtggattctcgcctgccatacgtggaatcctcgattgccttAGTAGCGGTGCCAGCACCCCATTGTGCGATAATCCAAAAAATATCGGATCCACGACGGATTGCCTCCTCTTATATTCTAAGCTAAGTATTGGCTTCATTGCCTGACGAAGGTACGCTAGTTTTGTAGGTTTTGTCCGACCTTTGATTACTCTCCGATTGATCGGAAGTATTCTGCATTGACGCGTGGATATTCCGTCTCAGCGCCGATCTACACGCGCCCATCTTCTGTTTGAAAAGGGCACGCAACTCGTTGCCGGAAATAACATAGATGAAGAAGTTGACGCTGTAGTTCATCTGGTAGAAGAACTCGATGATTTCTCTTGTCGGCATCTCGACGTATTTGGGAATGGAGCCGTAGTATTTCTTGTAGATCTCCTCGAATATCCAGGCCGGCAGCGTGAGTATCAAGAATGAGAACGTGAGCAGCATTAACATGAAGGTGATTTTGTTGCGTGATTTTGTCGCCAATTTCTTCGTTTCTTTGACCGAGCGTTGGCGTCGGGTTAACGAAAAGACGACCAATCCGTTGCAGACGATGATTATCATCGCCGGAATGTATTCCATCGGAAATCCCAGGTAGAGTTGAGTTACCCATCCGATTTCGTACGGCACGGCACAAAACTGCACCTCCTCGACGAATCGGATATATATGATGTAGTACAGCGTCGAGAGAATAGCGAATATAAACATACCGACGATGACGATGGCAGATATTTTCGGCGTCAATCGACGCGATATGAACGGAAACCAAACGACGGTAAAGCGTTCGGCCGCAATAGTAGCCATCATCCAAGCACCAGTAGTCTGAAATACATCCGGAATACCTGGAATCGTAACAACAGAAACAACATTAAATCAATCATAAacaatatacatatttttggGGATAACTACAAATTAAGTATTTTCTATCACCATTTTTACTGTATTGTTTCATGATCACGATCATAGTTCATGATCATAATTCACGATTCCGGAGACTTCGACTTCTGGAGCCTACACACATAAGAAATCGAATGTTACAAAATACATATTCAAAGTTACCTTCACTCAAAATACAACCAACATCGTCGGTAATCTTAATGAGAAGCCCTCCGCCGGTAGCTAGTGATATCATGTTAATCCAGGAACACAGACGAACTCCAATCATAGCCGTATCGCAAACGGCTAGTGTCATTATATACCAGGCGTACGTATGTTTCCTCATCGACCGGTCCAGCATCAGAATCAACGCGAACGTATTACCAACCAGGCCAGTCAGCATGATCAATGGCGTGCCGAGAAAGCGCATCCAGCGGATCCATTGCGGTAACGTGTTTATATCCCAAAAAACATTCGCTATCAACGCCGGCCAGTACTCGAGAATCCATTTGGTCGACGACGCTGCTTTAGTTGGTTCACCAGTCGTTGCGTTGATCGTCTGATTCAAGGTAGCGTTCAGAAATGTGGCTGGCTCCGTTGAGCTAAATGTTAAATTTGACATTGTCGATGATTACCAAAGGTTGCGCACCTTAAACAAAAAGAGAACTCCTAACTAACCGCATATCTTATGtgatattattactattactatcaTTACCATATTCAGTGCTCTGTTCACAGTAAACATACAGCATATTAACACATGATAACTACAATGACAGGTTAAGCAGGACCACGAAAAAGCCTGGATAATAAGATtggtttttaaaaattcctgAAACAGTTAAAACTATAAATGTGTATTATGCATGTGCGATGGtcattttctctaaagtctggctttcaaaatacaacttgcatttatatttatatctacATACCTGTTATTGCTGCGGCAGTTATAGGCTACTATGCGGTTTCACCGGAAAGTGACCAGGCACGATTAAGCTCCCGAATTTATCGTGAAACCGAAATCAATTGTAAATGACGTCACTTataattcttcaatggtaTGTGAGAAAACCGATTATCGAATATTTTAGTTACACCCATATCCGAGAAGATTAATACGCGAGAATTCATTTGCATCCTTTTATTCTTAAACTAACATAATGCCCATCATCGATTGGTGCGAAAATTAAGGATTTGCCAGTGGAGCCAAGCGGAAGATTAAAATATCAATGCAAGGGTTGGTTTAGAATTGCAATGACGTTATACCGGCCATACAGTTTTCCCTGCATCGTATAAAAAGGGTAGCTTTGACAAGCATGTCATTCTACACTTATGCACGGACGAATTGTGATTTTGCATTtatgtaaatttcaaattggaGTGCATTGAGTTCAAGTCTCCAAAAAACATATTAAACTGGTCATTCTGAAAACACAGAAAATGTCGTCAACATATCTAAGGTATAAGATGGGTTTGTGATTGGACCTGGATAGcaaattattctcaaaatgtgCAAAACAGAAATTAGCTAGAGTTGGACCTATGGGCTATTGTCGTGTGGGGTGTTTGTTGGTCGTTTACCGCAGAGCAAGGGGTGCTCCTTTAAAAAAATAGACAAatccatataacagttgattaATATTTATTCGTCCGTGCATCAGAGTAGAATTGACATGTTTACAGATGATATAAGACTTGGTTGCTAATTCTTTACTATTGTTTTCCAGCTGTTATGTCATTATTTTAATCTATTCCCCTTTCAACATTTTAATCGCTCACTCTGTTGCTATTGATTTGgtcttgtataaatatcttgtaatattctcctgttctcagtacgcctgatgatgggcAATAGTCTTTAGctgaaacgttgcgcaaatatataactcttctgttcaagtttctcgttttggctgaatttattgtgggatttctctcgttatcatcttacacggatattgtgcaTCTTCTCGTCTCATATCGAAGGTATAAGATGGGTTTGTGCTTGGACCTGGATGgcaatttattctcaaattgCGCAAGACAGAATTTAGCTAGAGTTGGACCTGGCCTATGGGCTATCTATTGTTATACCATCAACTTGTTTAAATaggtgtatttttcattatcgtaTGACAATGACATATTATTTGACAACGAGATTCATCGTGCTTACGCTTTTATGGTTGTCTAAACGCTTTTATGGTTGTCTAAATCTAAATGGACTTTTCTCTTAGATGAATCAATCACTTGAGAAAACTATTTACCGATACCCGAGTAGAAGAATGGAAGTCCTGTATATTAGGTGGGTGCGTGATAATGTATGGATTTGGTAGCTTATAAATCCGGTCCAAAgttcgttgaaaatgaactaattttgacaacggcccattacgattacgataacgattttatttacactccaaccatttccatggtatatggaggaaaactattacagatgtttatacaaatatttacaaaacaacactgaagtgataaaaatttagagaatgaaaacgtaacaaaatatatatacattataactatttacaatacatatatatgctATTGgtgggatctatatacatttaAGCcggttttaatgaatttaaccTATTGgaccgttgggtttttcaAAATACCAAGGGTATTaaagttattcaaattcaaaaaactTTTGTGGGGTTCATCAAGAaaggtacagtcaaacagaaaatgggattcATCACCTTGAGTATTACAAGCGGGCATATTCTATCTGCTCTGTCTAAGtgaaggtttgaaaatttgttcacaggTGAGATATAGCACCCgaccctaaattcaaataaactagtttctaAGTCATCACCAAGTTTTAATGCTCGTTGTggcatctggtgggatagctggttttgTGGGTAGCCCATTCTTGAATATATAAGGATCAAATTTGCGTTCACACGACAACTAGTTAGAGCGGTCTAAATGGGTCCGtacctggtccggtccaaatttAGACAGGACCAAATTTCGGTGAGCGTTCATACGGCGTTTGCCGCGCAAGATGTCGCCATCTGCTAAATATGGGCCTGGATGAAGTCTTGCTTCCAGATTCCAAGTAGAACAAGACATTCTTAATTTGACCAATTCGAGCCTCTGTCaggtttagatatttttgcgaatttgattttattgtaTCACGCTGAAACTCTAAGTGTCGTTTTAACACGATTCAAGACACGAAAGTAAAACGGATGTTGATCGCGACATACgaatatgaatttttgtttcgCTCCACCCATGGTATAGGGAggaaaaaacagtacttagaaataattacatagatggtaataaaagcatttaaaacttaataaacTGGTCTCACActagataagataagataagatatttatttcactccaACCAAAGGAATGGTACATGGAGGCAAGATTGTATaaaacatatgaaatatagaattttacaaaacatgaacagaattatatacatatatacagacAAAACAAATAGGAAAATAATTCCATAACAAAATTTAAGAACCaatttttcagtaaaactatttacagaCAAAGCAGGTACTGAGATTGAATTATGTACAGCAAGATGTATCACAcgacatacatatacatatacacacaTAGACAATTTACTGGAGAGATTTGTATAAAATTAAACCTTACTGGATAAATTGAGCTATTTGTGGGGTAGGATTCCTTATATTAGTATTTTTGGCTGTACTTAAATGAATAGAATTATCACGCAAATCACTTAACAAAGTGCAGTGATAGATGAAATGCATCTCATCTCCTACGGTGTTACAGGCGGGGCACAGTCTTTCACTTATGTCTATATGAGCGTTCGATCGATTATTTACCGGTAACATATAGGAACCAATTCTGAATTCGAATAAGCTATGCGCAAGACTTTCGTCAAGTTGAGTTACATATCTTTCAAGTTTAacatcgtttttatatagTTTGAAATTAACATACTGCTGATCGTCATTCACGTTTTGAAGCATTTCTTGTATATGTTGGTCACGAAAAATTTGTTTCACGTACTTAGAGAGCGCTTTATGATTTACCAGGTACGCggtaataatgccagaggtaaaaatgccataggtaataatgccagaagtaaaaatgccagaggaAATAATGCCAGAAGGGTAAATTGATTCAATTAATATAAGAAACAAGCGCATaagaaacaaataaattattcatagaATTGTTTCTTTGATATTATGAACTACAGCAAACTAACTCGTCGAAAACcttgattttaattatcatAACTATTATTGTACCTAGAAATATGCTTTATCGGAACTATGCATTCAATATATAAACTCTGTGCATTCATTCACTTGTTAATATTCAGTAATGTAGAAATGTGTTATATAATCATCACTATGTTCGctttttgatttcaattatATGAGaagtaattttctaatttccaaTGATCTAAAGATATGTTGTATCTCAATATCATCTTGTGTAAATaagaatatcaataatttcaatgaatttcttgCTTATGTCAGacttttattttgtaaatttgtgATTctctttattttataaatttgtcattcattgtttttttttaaaatttttattatcatagtAATATGTTACGTATATGTAAACTGTGCATTCACGAAAAATTTAGTGTAAATAAGAATATTAGGTCCAATGTTAATAAATTCTTCGCTTAATTTTCCTCATAT
This window harbors:
- the LOC141907735 gene encoding uncharacterized protein LOC141907735, giving the protein MSNLTLSSTEPATFLNATLNQTINATTGEPTKAASSTKWILEYWPALIANVFWDINTLPQWIRWMRFLGTPLIMLTGLVGNTFALILMLDRSMRKHTYAWYIMTLAVCDTAMIGVRLCSWINMISLATGGGLLIKITDDVGCILSEGIPDVFQTTGAWMMATIATERFTVVWFPFISRRLTPKISAIVIVGMFIFAILSTLYYIIYIRFVEEVHFCAVPYEIGWVTQLYLGFPMEYIPAMIIIVFNGLVVFSLTRRQRSVKETKKLATKSRDKITFMLMLFTFSFLILTLPAWIFEEIYKKYYGSIPKYVEMPTREIIEFFYQMNYSVNFFIYVISGNELRALFKQKMGACRSALRRNIHASMQNTSDQSESNQRSDKTYKTNVPSLSNEANT
- the LOC141907736 gene encoding uncharacterized protein LOC141907736, which translates into the protein MSNLTFSSTEPATFLNATLNQTINATTGEPTKAASSTKWILEYWPALIANVFWDINTLPQWIRWMRFLGTPLIMLTGLVGNTFALILMLDRSMRKHTYAWYIMTLAVCDTAMIGVRLCSWINMISLATGGGLLIKITDDVGCILSEGIPDVFQTTGAWMMATIAAERFTVVWFPFISRRLTPKISAIVIVGMFIFAILSTLYYIIYIRFVEEVQFCAVPYEIGWVTQLYLGFPMEYIPAMIIIVCNGLVVFSLTRRQRSVKETKKLATKSRNKITFMLMLLTFSFLILTLPAWIFEEIYKKYYGSIPKYVEMPTREIIEFFYQMNYSVNFFIYVISGNELRALFKQKMGACRSALRRNIHASMQNTSDQSESNQRSDKTYKTSVPSSGNEANT